The window ATCTTATGATCCTTCTTTTTGTCCAGTCCGTATGCCAGGGACGAAGCAGTGGGTTCATTGATGATTCTGAGGACTTCCAGGCCGGCGATCCTGCCTGCGTCGCGGGTGGCTTTGCGCTGAGCGTCGTTGAAGTAGGCGGGCACAGTGATCACGGCTTTGGTGACCTTTTCGCCCAGGAAGGATTCTGCGTCAGCCTTCAGTTTCTGCAGGATCATAGCCGAGATTTCCTGCGGCGTGTATTGCTTGTCGTCGATTTTTACAAAAAAGTCGGTATCACCCATGTGACGCTTGATGGAGCGGACTGTACGCTCAGGATTGAGCACAGCCTGCTTCTTGGCGACCACACCGCACAGCCGCTCGCCTGTTTTGGAAAACGCCAAAATCGAAGGGGTCGTTCTGCCGCCTTCGACATTAGGGATGACGTGGGTTTCGCCGCCCTCCATGTAAGCCACGCAGGAGTTAGTAGTTCCGAGATCGATTCCAATGATTTTGCTCATGTCAGCCTCCTATTTAATGATTTTCTGATTGGGTCTGCTCTATCTTTGGTTTGCCCGCAGCCACCCTTACCAGGGCTGAACGGAGCACACTCTCCCGATAGAAATAACCTTTTTTAAAGATTTCAGTGATCGTGCCTTCATCCCTGCCTGACTCCAGATCCTGAGCCAGTGCTTCGTGAAAAACAGGGTCAAAAGGCTTGTCAATCACTTCCATCTCTTTCACCTGATTGTCTGAGAATATTTTTTTAAGCCTGTCCCAGACCAGACTTACTCCTTTGAAATGCATGCTTTTTTCGCAGTCCAGCTCCTTGCGCGACTGATTCAGCGCTTCTTCGAGGTTGTCAGCCACTTCCAGGAGATCGCAAAGCAGTTTTTTATTGGCTGTCTGCGCGATCTCATCCTTCTCCTTTGTCAGCCTCTCCCGCATCCTGGTGTAATCCTTCTTGAGGCTTCTGGACATTTCCAGGTATTCTTCTGAGAGTTTCCTGTACTTATCAAGCTCTGCCTTAAGGGCCTCGCGTTCCTTTTTATCGAATGAAGCCGTCCTGTATTGCTCCAGCATCAGGGAAAACATGCCTTCTGCCGACTGCCTGACAATCTTCTCGATCTCGGCGCAGGAATTGTATGTCTCTTCAAAGCATTTTTCCAGGTCAGGCAAGGCTTTGCATTCAGAAAGACGGGTCTTGAAATCTTCCACAAAGCCGTTCAAATCATTGCCTTTTTTCAGGTTGTCCAGGATGCTGGCAAGATATTTCCCGGCCTGTTCGCGGGAGAGGTCCGCAGGAAGCACTCCTGACTCCAGGATTTTCTTTTTCAGGTCATCCATTCCGTTCTGGTCCTGAAGAAAGGCATCAAAATTCCGCTTCAGTTCCTCGAGCCTGGGCTTGTTTTTTTCGATCAGTTCAGTCACTGCCCCGTTAAACTTTTCC is drawn from Candidatus Wallbacteria bacterium and contains these coding sequences:
- a CDS encoding nucleotide exchange factor GrpE; amino-acid sequence: MSDNLLKKEDTTEAPADMEKFNGAVTELIEKNKPRLEELKRNFDAFLQDQNGMDDLKKKILESGVLPADLSREQAGKYLASILDNLKKGNDLNGFVEDFKTRLSECKALPDLEKCFEETYNSCAEIEKIVRQSAEGMFSLMLEQYRTASFDKKEREALKAELDKYRKLSEEYLEMSRSLKKDYTRMRERLTKEKDEIAQTANKKLLCDLLEVADNLEEALNQSRKELDCEKSMHFKGVSLVWDRLKKIFSDNQVKEMEVIDKPFDPVFHEALAQDLESGRDEGTITEIFKKGYFYRESVLRSALVRVAAGKPKIEQTQSENH